Genomic segment of Mytilus edulis chromosome 12, xbMytEdul2.2, whole genome shotgun sequence:
ACAAGGTTGGCTTTGACATCATAGTGATCTTTTCTTTTTCTAAGGTTAACTTCCAAATGTTTTCTGGCTACTTGATGGGCTTTCTGTAATCTCTCTCGTACTTTAAGCGCATGGTTTCCCCATGTTCCCTGTTCAGTTTCTGAAACAAATTCTGTTCCTTCTCTAGTTAGCTCATAGGGAAAACGAATTTCTCTGCCTAACATCATTACATTGGGAGTTAAACTAGTCGTATCATGTGGACAAGCTCTATATGCACTCGCAAGGCATCCAAGATTAAGATCCCAGTTCGTCTGCTCTCCTCTCAAATAAGATTTTATCATAGAAACCAAAGTTCTGTTAAAACGTTCAACTTGACCATTGCACTTTGGATTACGGGGGCTTGTCCTTGTCTTGCGTATATCTAATATACTACACAATTCTTGGAAAATGTCGCTTTCGTAATTCCGACCTTGATCAGAATGTATGGCCAAAGGGAAACCAAAACGACAAATTACATCATTCAAGATAATATTAGCGCATGTTGTAGCTGTTTGGTCAGGAACTGGAAATACTTCAACCCATTTAGTAAAGTAATCCGTAACTGTTAAGATGTACCGATTATTCCTGGGAGTAAGCGGCAATGGCCCAAGGAGATCAGTTGCAAGTCTGTCGAGGGGCCCTCCAACTGGCATTTTTCCCAACGGAGCCCTCAATAATTTTTGAGGAGGTTTGTTGGCCCCACAAATGTCACATTGGCTTATCCAAATTTGTATGTCTTCTTTCATCTCGTACCAGTAATACCGTTGACCTAATTtttcctttgttttgtttttgcctAGATGTCCTGACAAAATTGAGTTGTGCATGTTATTTAGTACTTCCTTTTTCATCTTGTCTGGAACTAAGAATTGTCTGTAGTCTCCTGAACCATCTCTTCGGCTGTACTGCTTAAACAGCAGACCATCTTTCTTAACAACTGATTCCCATAGGTGCCAGTAGTGTCTGGTAGCAGCACTGTATTTTTCTAATTCTTTTGAATTAGGTCGAGTGTCACCTTCCTTCCACTGTAAGAGAGGTCCGATATCTGAGTCATCTTCCTGTAGTTTTAATAATTCTTCTTTTGAGTGTCCATTACTCCATGTTGTCCATATATTATCATCTGAAGTCTGTTGTCTTGTTTTTACTGCACAAATCTGTATAGGTTCTCCACCATCTTTGTTTTTAGTTGGATCTTCAATATTTTCCTCATGGATTTCTGGCGATAGCAATCTTGTACTCTGCATTTCTATGGCACGATTTCGACACTTCTTACAGGGACCACATTTTAGGTACTCCAAATTGTCTACATCCGCACACTCACAATCTTTTGGATTATAACATCTAGACAAAGCATCAGCATTCCCATGTTTACTACCGGGGCGATATTCAATGGAGAAATCGAAATTGGATAGAATTTCTAACCATCTAGCTATTCGACCTTTAGGCTCTTTCATGCTAAAAAGCCATATCAATGCCTGGTGATCAGTACGTACACAGAATTTACGTCCTAGCAGATACTGCCTGTAGTATTCAATAAAGTAGCGTACTGCTAAAAGCTCTTTGTCCGTTATACAGTAGTTGCGCTCTGCCTTATTAAGGGTACGACTACCATAGGCTATAACTTTCAATGTACCATCCTGTATCTGACTTAACACTGCTCCAATAGCTGTGTCACATGCATCTGTGTCCAAATAGTATTCACCTTCATCTCTGGGAAAAGCCATAATATCTGTACTAGTGAAAGCTTGTTTTAGTTTCTCAAAAGCAATTTGGCATTCCTTTGTCCACTCAAATGACTTAGATTTCTTGGTCAGGTCAGTTAAGGGTTTTACCATGGCTGACAAGTCCTTAATAAAACGTCTGTAGTAGCTACCCATGCCTAAAAGTTGTCGTACTTCAGTGACGGTTGTTGGTACAGGCCAAGATAAAATTTTTGCTGTATTGTCCGGATTTGGACGAATTCCTTCATCCGAAACCACATGACCTAGAAAAGTGACCTCTGACTTCAGGAGTTCACATTTCTCTGGTTTTAATTTCAACCCCGATTCCAAAATTCTGTTTAAAACTGTATCTAGCCTTGACATGTGTTCTTCGAAACCGTTACTAAATACAATGATATCGTCTAGATAAATTAGACAAATTTGCCATTGAAGCCCATGAAGTACAAGTTCCATCAATCGTTGACAAGTAGCTGGACCATTGCAGACTCCAAATGGCATCGTCTTGAACTCATACAGACCATATTTGGTTACGAATGCTGTCTTGGAAATATCATCTTTCTTCATGGGAATTTGGTGATATCCACTGGTCAAATCGAAGGTCGACATCAAGGTGGCGCCACCTACGGCATCCAGACAGTCTTGTATTCTCGGAATAGGAAATGAGTCCAGCCGAGTAAGGGCGTTCAAAAATCTGTAGTCACAGCACGGGCGAATCTTCCCGTTTTTCTTGACCACTAGCTGTAATGGACTTCCCCAAGGTGAATTTGACTTTTGTATGATCCCTTGATCTAACATTTGTGTTATGGCTTTCCTCTCGTCATTGGCAAAAGCAAGTGGAACTCTTCGTGGTGGTTGTTTAACTGGCTTGGCTTCACCGGTGTCAATTGTATGTTCCACTAGGTGTGTCAGCCCTAGGTCTGTATCATTTACTGAAAATGCTGCCGAATATTTTTGCAAAAGACTAACTATAGCCTCCTGTTCATCTTCTGGACGGTTGTTCGCTGCATCATCATATAAAGAACGTAAATGTGTAGGTACGACTCCACTTTTCCCTCCGTCAGTTGTTCCTTTATTTGCTAGACTTCTTATTATTCCCTCATTTGTCTGCCATGTGACAGGTTTGGAACCTGTTAATTTTATTCGTCGGACAGAGTTGAAGTTCTGTGACTCCTCACTGTCTTCCTGTGAAAATAGCGTAATTGGATCAGTATTTAATTTTTCTGCAATTCCAATAACTGCATCTTGATTCAGCTTTACCTCTTGATCAAAAGGATTCATGAGTCTGACCTTATTAGTCACTTCTTCTCCAATTTCAACAAGACAGGCGGCCATTACTAATGGATAGGTATCTTCAAATTGTGGGCAAGGTTCTATTAAGTagtcttgtggacagttgtgtAAATCTTTGTCGAAACGGTCAACAAAAACATCAATAAGTATCTCACTTCTTGGCTGTATGACATAATGATCAGCTGATCTAACTTTTCTTATTGGTTCCGTCTGTCCAACTTGGATACATGGGATAGTGGTACTATTAAGCAAGATAACTCCTTCTGTTAATTTTATATCAGCTGGGCCTTGATCTCCTTTCATTAGGATATCTAAACCTAAGAGAGCTTCATCTTCTATCTCAGCAACTATGAGTTCCTTTTCTAAGGCCAACTCACCCAGTGTCAAGTTAAAAACAGCTTTTCCTAACTCTTTCAATGGTTGTCCGTCAGCACTAGCCAAAGAACTagatttttgaagttttggtctttttgatGAAAGTATTTTTCTGAATGTTTTAGTCGAAATAACAGTTCGTGTAGCTCCAGTATCAGCAGTAAATGTAACATCAATTCCTTCAATACTTCCTTGGATATATACTCCTTCACATCTCAAAACTTGTCTTCCAATAATATGAGTTTCAACTGGTGGAAATCTTTGAACATCATCTAGGCCTTCAGACGATTTCATCGATACTTCCGCAGTACAAGTGCCAGCAGGACTATCACCTCTATGCAAGGGTGAATACTCAACCTCCTGTTCACTCTTGTGACTCAGTGGAGGACTATCACCTCTAATCAAGGGTGAATGCTCAACCTCCTCATTTATTCTTACTGGTTTCAAAACATGACAACTATCAATATCAATTTTATctagaccccccttttttgtacttaaacttttattctCAGAAATTAAACTGCTATTTTGACCTTTAACATCATTCAAATTTTGACCTTTAACATCATTCAAATTTTGACCTTTAACATCTAAAACTGTATGGGTCACCTCCCGGTCATCAGAGATGCCCACCCTTAGTTTAATGGAAAGCCTGGTGGTGGTACCCCCATATTAGGGTTGGGACCAAGGTTACCGTTATTTTGTCCCCATTGTGGTTTAAAGTTATTGTTTTTTGAAGGAAATCTGTCTGCAACTCTATCTGGATTTGCGAAACAATTTCTCGCAAAATGTCCCGGTTGTCCACAGTAATAGCATAATCCATTCTGTCTTGGACCCTTATGTTGGCCATCATTGGATTGAAATGGAGTCTGACTGGTTCCTGGTCTACCATATGTCTTATGCTGTAATTCTTGCTTTTTGTCTTCAAACATCTTGTTAAATAAAGATTGCAAATCCCCTTCTTTAATAGTTAGACTTTTATTTTTGTCTTCAATCTGGCTTTCAACAGACGTTTTCTCCGCTCCCTGGTAATTGTCGGACTTTTTGTCATTATCCTTTCTAGTAATGTTTTCATTCTTTTGTCCTCCTTTCACTTGTCGTACTGCCTTCTTATTATTTTCTTCTCCTTGATTCGGATTTTTCATGGTCTCTACGTATGTAATGACTTCTTGTACTGCTTCTTCTATGGTTTCAGGATCTTTGTTTAATTCTATATGAATACGGGCCTTATAATCTATGAGTCCCAAGAGAAATCTCTGTAGTAGATCTTCTTGGCGTGTACTTGCATATCTGTTTTTGTAGGCTTTGTCATATAGCCTTTTTAACTCTGCTGCAAATTTTTCTGGTGTCTCTCCGTTTAACTGTTTTCTTCTACTAAATTGAAGCCGGTATGTTCTGGTGGTCTCTATGACTCCAAATCTATTTTTTAGATCTTGTACCAACTTTTTGTAGTTCCTGATAGTCTTCTTTGGCAATTGATCAAACGTGAAGTCTCCAGCGTCTCCTTGTAACCTGGGTAACAACTCTTGAAGTCTATCTTCCTCATTCCAAGATTTAAGTTTTGCAACTGCTTCGAATCGATTGAACCAGACCTCCCACTTCTCTTGACCAGTAAAAGATGGAAGCTTGACATTATGTGAACTTGACTTCTGTTTTGACTGTGTTATTCTATTGGTAGATACACTACAATCAGAATCCACAGGTTCATGGCAATCTTCCTCTGAGCTGGAATCACTGGAGTAACTACTCTGTATGCTTGACTTTCTAGTTGTCTTACATGTTGAGGTACTTTTTACATGTCTTGGTTTTCTCCTATGTGGTGGTTCTGTATTTGATTTGATAGTATCTGTACTGGATGGTTGAGCGATAACATTGCTACTAAAAGCAGCTTGTATCGCAAAAATAACCTGGGTAGTCATATCTTGTATGGCATTCTTAAGTGTACCATAAATGCCGGTATGTTCATTGGGTGACAGAGGACGTGTCTCCTGCACCAAATTTTCTTTCTGAGGACGTGTCTCTTGCACCAAATTTTCTTTCTGTAATTTATTACTCTTTTGTCTCTTGTTGTATAACCTCGAACTTCGTCGTAAATCTAAAGTCTGAAAATTCTTTTGTATCCCACTAGTACTTGGTGTACTCTGTGGTAAATTCCTGGTGTTTGTAACCATAGTCTGTTCAGCTTGCTCGATTTCTGAGTCGGACAGATCGGTATAGCCAGTAGCCTCTGTCTCTGTAGTATCATTCTGTCCGGTCTGATAATCATCAGTGTCGTCTGTAATGATTTCTCTTCCACTTTCATCTCCACTACCTACTGGTGGTATATGTGTTCTTTTTTTCACCATTACTGCTACTGCTCGTACTACCACTTAAAGGGTACGTATCACTAGATCCACTCAATAAATGAatgaatcccaccgaggatgccaGAAAATATGTAGCGGGTCAATTGGCGAAAAGGGCAGAAACACATACACCGAAAACTTTGGATATAAAATCCCGAAGTATTAAACTAAAACCTCTGGCAACACCCTTACAATGAACTGAAAGAAGGGGTTCTTGATACTGACAgcaaacaattcatatttaaagttgcaaatactttatttctgacaaaagtatatatatatagcataacAATAACATAACAGTGGCATATATTTGAGATCACAATTTTAGTCAAGCTCAAGACCAATAAGAAAAACAACTTGCAAATTTATCAATAATAAGTACACCTTTAAGTGAATTTCCAGACAACTATTGCCTAGGGTATCTTTTCAAAGGTTGATCAAAAATACTAAAACTACTCATAAAGAGTATAACTACTGTAACATTAACTGCTATGATGTTCTCTCGTTTGTTGAGAATAAGAGCAGATATGGACAAAAATATTATATGTACTCATGTATCCAAGTACATCTGACCTCACAGAACA
This window contains:
- the LOC139499308 gene encoding uncharacterized protein gives rise to the protein MVKKRTHIPPVGSGDESGREIITDDTDDYQTGQNDTTETEATGYTDLSDSEIEQAEQTMVTNTRNLPQSTPSTSGIQKNFQTLDLRRSSRLYNKRQKSNKLQKENLVQETRPQKENLVQETRPLSPNEHTGIYGTLKNAIQDMTTQVIFAIQAAFSSNVIAQPSSTDTIKSNTEPPHRRKPRHVKSTSTCKTTRKSSIQSSYSSDSSSEEDCHEPVDSDCSVSTNRITQSKQKSSSHNVKLPSFTGQEKWEVWFNRFEAVAKLKSWNEEDRLQELLPRLQGDAGDFTFDQLPKKTIRNYKKLVQDLKNRFGVIETTRTYRLQFSRRKQLNGETPEKFAAELKRLYDKAYKNRYASTRQEDLLQRFLLGLIDYKARIHIELNKDPETIEEAVQEVITYVETMKNPNQGEENNKKAVRQVKGGQKNENITRKDNDKKSDNYQGAEKTSVESQIEDKNKSLTIKEGDLQSLFNKMFEDKKQELQHKTYGRPGTSQTPFQSNDGQHKGPRQNGLCYYCGQPGHFARNCFANPDRVADRFPSKNNNFKPQWGQNNVRINEEVEHSPLIRGDSPPLSHKSEQEVEYSPLHRGDSPAGTCTAEVSMKSSEGLDDVQRFPPVETHIIGRQVLRCEGVYIQGSIEGIDVTFTADTGATRTVISTKTFRKILSSKRPKLQKSSSLASADGQPLKELGKAVFNLTLGELALEKELIVAEIEDEALLGLDILMKGDQGPADIKLTEGVILLNSTTIPCIQVGQTEPIRKVRSADHYVIQPRSEILIDVFVDRFDKDLHNCPQDYLIEPCPQFEDTYPLVMAACLVEIGEEVTNKVRLMNPFDQEVKLNQDAVIGIAEKLNTDPITLFSQEDSEESQNFNSVRRIKLTGSKPVTWQTNEGIIRSLANKGTTDGGKSGVVPTHLRSLYDDAANNRPEDEQEAIVSLLQKYSAAFSVNDTDLGLTHLVEHTIDTGEAKPVKQPPRRVPLAFANDERKAITQMLDQGIIQKSNSPWGSPLQLVVKKNGKIRPCCDYRFLNALTRLDSFPIPRIQDCLDAVGGATLMSTFDLTSGYHQIPMKKDDISKTAFVTKYGLYEFKTMPFGVCNGPATCQRLMELVLHGLQWQICLIYLDDIIVFSNGFEEHMSRLDTVLNRILESGLKLKPEKCELLKSEVTFLGHVVSDEGIRPNPDNTAKILSWPVPTTVTEVRQLLGMGSYYRRFIKDLSAMVKPLTDLTKKSKSFEWTKECQIAFEKLKQAFTSTDIMAFPRDEGEYYLDTDACDTAIGAVLSQIQDGTLKVIAYGSRTLNKAERNYCITDKELLAVRYFIEYYRQYLLGRKFCVRTDHQALIWLFSMKEPKGRIARWLEILSNFDFSIEYRPGSKHGNADALSRCYNPKDCECADVDNLEYLKCGPCKKCRNRAIEMQSTRLLSPEIHEENIEDPTKNKDGGEPIQICAVKTRQQTSDDNIWTTWSNGHSKEELLKLQEDDSDIGPLLQWKEGDTRPNSKELEKYSAATRHYWHLWESVVKKDGLLFKQYSRRDGSGDYRQFLVPDKMKKEVLNNMHNSILSGHLGKNKTKEKLGQRYYWYEMKEDIQIWISQCDICGANKPPQKLLRAPLGKMPVGGPLDRLATDLLGPLPLTPRNNRYILTVTDYFTKWVEVFPVPDQTATTCANIILNDVICRFGFPLAIHSDQGRNYESDIFQELCSILDIRKTRTSPRNPKCNGQVERFNRTLVSMIKSYLRGEQTNWDLNLGCLASAYRACPHDTTSLTPNVMMLGREIRFPYELTREGTEFVSETEQGTWGNHALKVRERLQKAHQVARKHLEVNLRKRKDHYDVKANLVQYQKFDKVWYLNETRREGSCFKLQPLFLGPCLIVNRYNDLNYQIQIDAKGTKKVVNHNKLKPYKGTSTQKWIKQVETQNK